A portion of the Streptomyces erythrochromogenes genome contains these proteins:
- a CDS encoding NAD(P)/FAD-dependent oxidoreductase, producing the protein MTINGGISFWYATDHGTTPATPPRTPLTAHTTADVVIVGGGYTGLWTAYYMKQAAPDLRVTVLEQKFCGYGASGRNGGWLYNGIAGRDRYAALHGRQAARRLQQAMNATVTEVIDVAAKEGIDAGIHRGGVLEVARTPAQLGRLKAFHAAELAFGETDRELHDAAATRTRIDIADAVGSSWSPHGARIHPLKLLRGLAEACERLGVVIHESTPVTEISAGKAVTPYGTVRAPHVLRCTEGFTAALKGQKRSWLPMNSSMIATAPLPAETWAQLGWSGREVLGDMAHAYMYAQRTADDRIAIGGRGVPYRFGSRTDNDGRTQPATVDSLRDLLFSFFPVLAGTEITHAWSGVLGVPRDWCATVTLDRTTGVGWAGGYVGSGVATANLAGRTLRDLVLGESTELTTLPWVNHRVRRWEPEPLRWLGVQALYAAYREADRREAATHTPTTAPLARLADRISGRH; encoded by the coding sequence ATGACGATCAACGGCGGCATTTCCTTCTGGTACGCGACCGACCACGGCACCACCCCGGCCACCCCACCCCGCACGCCCCTCACCGCCCACACCACGGCCGACGTCGTCATCGTCGGCGGCGGCTACACCGGCCTGTGGACCGCCTACTACATGAAGCAGGCCGCCCCCGACCTGCGCGTCACCGTCCTGGAGCAGAAGTTCTGCGGCTACGGCGCCTCCGGCCGCAACGGCGGCTGGCTCTACAACGGCATCGCCGGCCGCGACCGCTACGCCGCCCTCCACGGCCGGCAGGCCGCCCGGCGCCTCCAGCAGGCCATGAACGCCACCGTCACCGAGGTCATCGACGTCGCCGCCAAGGAGGGCATCGACGCCGGCATCCACCGCGGCGGCGTCCTCGAAGTCGCCCGTACCCCGGCCCAGCTCGGCCGCCTCAAGGCCTTCCACGCCGCGGAGCTCGCCTTCGGCGAGACCGACCGCGAGCTCCACGACGCCGCCGCCACCCGCACGCGCATCGACATCGCCGACGCCGTCGGCTCCAGCTGGAGCCCGCACGGCGCCCGCATCCACCCCCTCAAGCTGCTCAGGGGCCTGGCCGAGGCCTGCGAACGCCTCGGCGTGGTGATCCACGAATCCACCCCGGTAACGGAGATCTCCGCGGGGAAGGCGGTCACCCCCTACGGCACGGTCCGCGCCCCGCACGTCCTTCGCTGCACGGAGGGCTTCACCGCCGCCCTCAAGGGCCAGAAGCGGTCGTGGCTCCCGATGAACTCCTCGATGATCGCGACCGCCCCGCTGCCCGCCGAGACCTGGGCGCAGCTCGGCTGGTCGGGCCGGGAGGTCCTGGGCGACATGGCCCACGCGTACATGTACGCGCAGCGGACCGCCGACGACCGGATCGCGATCGGCGGGCGCGGGGTCCCGTACCGCTTCGGCTCGCGCACCGACAACGACGGCCGCACCCAGCCGGCCACCGTCGACTCCCTCCGCGACCTCCTCTTCTCCTTCTTCCCGGTCCTCGCCGGTACGGAGATCACCCACGCCTGGTCGGGCGTCCTCGGCGTGCCGCGCGACTGGTGCGCCACCGTCACCCTGGACCGCACCACGGGCGTGGGCTGGGCGGGCGGGTACGTCGGCTCGGGCGTCGCCACCGCCAACCTGGCCGGCCGCACCCTGCGCGACCTGGTCCTCGGCGAGTCCACCGAGCTGACCACCCTGCCGTGGGTGAACCACCGCGTCCGCCGCTGGGAGCCGGAGCCCTTGCGCTGGCTCGGCGTGCAGGCCCTCTACGCCGCCTACCGCGAGGCGGACCGCCGGGAGGCGGCCACCCACACCCCGACGACGGCCCCCCTGGCCCGCCTGGCCGACCGCATCTCGGGCCGCCACTGA
- a CDS encoding M1 family metallopeptidase, which produces MDHRVLPRLAAPAVAALLAVTTACTGGPVQGRPGASGLRDPYFPKAGNGGYEVEHYGLDLDYDPADGVLHGRAVITARARQGLSSFNLDLSGLRVEGVDVDGEGARFNRTGNELTVRPADDLKKGQVFRTEVAYSGRPKALTDADGSREGWITGEDGAVGVGEPVGSMTWFPGNHHPSDKAAYDITITVPRGYEAVSNGELRSRTEVTGGRTRFAWHSPEPMASYLATAVVGPYKVTTGKTPSGVSVYNAVSPEEAAASERSLARLPEMVEWGSGRFGPYPFGTAGAVVLPAGTLAYALETQTKPVYPGAPEDEALVLHELAHQWFGNSVSPKTWKDMWLNEGFATYAEWLWDEDHGGPTAQQHFDALLAGDTEVDAAADSGWEAFPPADPPGPEDISASPVYQRGAMVLHRIRQEVGDEKFFALVRGWAADHRYGNASTADFTAYAQERTGHDLKQVWDVWLYGKDRPK; this is translated from the coding sequence GTGGACCACCGCGTACTTCCCCGCCTCGCCGCTCCTGCCGTCGCCGCCCTGCTCGCCGTCACCACGGCGTGCACGGGGGGCCCGGTGCAGGGGCGGCCGGGTGCGTCGGGGCTGCGCGATCCGTACTTCCCCAAGGCCGGCAATGGCGGCTACGAGGTCGAGCACTACGGGCTGGACCTGGACTACGACCCCGCGGACGGGGTGTTGCACGGCAGGGCCGTCATCACCGCGCGTGCCCGGCAGGGGCTCAGTTCCTTCAACCTCGATCTGAGCGGCCTGCGCGTCGAGGGCGTGGACGTCGACGGTGAGGGGGCCCGGTTCAACCGGACCGGCAACGAGTTGACCGTGCGCCCGGCGGACGACCTGAAGAAGGGCCAGGTCTTCCGCACGGAGGTCGCCTACAGCGGCAGGCCGAAGGCCCTCACGGACGCGGACGGCTCCAGGGAGGGCTGGATCACCGGTGAGGACGGCGCCGTAGGCGTCGGCGAGCCCGTCGGCTCGATGACCTGGTTCCCCGGCAACCACCACCCGAGCGACAAGGCCGCGTACGACATCACGATCACCGTCCCGCGCGGCTACGAGGCCGTGTCGAACGGGGAGTTGCGTTCCCGCACCGAAGTCACCGGCGGGCGCACGCGCTTCGCGTGGCACAGTCCGGAGCCGATGGCCAGCTATCTGGCGACCGCCGTCGTCGGCCCGTACAAGGTGACCACCGGGAAGACGCCTTCGGGGGTGTCCGTCTACAACGCGGTGTCGCCCGAGGAGGCGGCGGCGAGCGAGCGGTCGCTCGCGCGGCTGCCGGAGATGGTCGAGTGGGGCAGCGGCCGGTTCGGCCCCTACCCCTTCGGTACGGCGGGTGCGGTCGTGCTGCCGGCCGGGACCCTCGCCTACGCGCTGGAGACGCAGACCAAGCCGGTGTACCCGGGTGCGCCCGAGGACGAGGCGCTGGTGCTGCACGAGCTGGCCCACCAGTGGTTCGGCAACTCGGTGTCGCCGAAGACCTGGAAGGACATGTGGCTCAACGAGGGCTTCGCGACCTACGCCGAGTGGCTGTGGGACGAGGACCACGGCGGGCCCACGGCGCAGCAGCACTTCGACGCCCTCCTGGCCGGTGACACGGAGGTCGACGCGGCGGCCGACTCCGGCTGGGAGGCCTTCCCGCCGGCCGACCCGCCCGGGCCGGAGGACATCTCCGCGAGCCCGGTGTACCAGCGCGGCGCGATGGTCCTGCACCGGATCCGGCAGGAGGTCGGCGACGAGAAGTTCTTCGCCCTGGTGCGCGGCTGGGCGGCCGACCACCGGTACGGCAACGCGAGTACGGCCGACTTCACCGCCTACGCGCAGGAGAGGACGGGCCACGACCTGAAGCAGGTCTGGGACGTCTGGCTGTACGGGAAGGACCGCCCGAAGTAG
- a CDS encoding zinc-binding dehydrogenase: MNAVRLHAFGPAENLTHERTAVPVPAPGQVRIAVAAAGVHLLDTSLRQGIQGPPAPLPELPTVPGREVAGTVDALGPGTDPAWLGRDVVVHLGFAPGGYAEYAVADAARLHPVPDGLDAARAVAMIGTGRTALGILQFADLGPGSVALVPAAAGGIGTLLVQYAKNAGATVVALAGGAAKTAVAAANGADLALDYTDPAWPEAVRARHPDGATVLFDSVGGATARAALGLLAPGGRHLVFGWSGGPLDLTDAERADLTARGITTRGVLGPAMLQRAGGEDPLRLLETRALAEAAAGRLRPALTRYPLARAAEAHHDLETRATTGKVVLEP; encoded by the coding sequence ATGAACGCGGTCCGCCTCCACGCCTTCGGCCCCGCCGAGAACCTCACCCACGAACGCACCGCCGTCCCCGTCCCCGCCCCCGGCCAGGTCCGCATCGCCGTCGCCGCCGCCGGCGTCCACCTCCTCGACACCAGCCTCCGCCAAGGCATCCAGGGACCGCCCGCCCCGCTCCCCGAGCTCCCGACCGTCCCCGGCCGCGAGGTCGCCGGCACCGTCGACGCCCTCGGCCCCGGCACCGACCCCGCCTGGCTCGGCCGCGACGTCGTCGTCCACCTCGGCTTCGCCCCCGGCGGCTACGCCGAGTACGCCGTCGCCGACGCGGCCCGGCTGCACCCCGTACCCGACGGCCTCGACGCCGCCCGGGCAGTCGCCATGATCGGGACCGGCCGCACCGCCCTCGGGATCCTCCAGTTCGCCGACCTCGGACCCGGCTCCGTCGCCCTCGTCCCCGCCGCCGCCGGCGGCATCGGCACCCTGCTCGTCCAGTACGCGAAGAACGCCGGCGCCACCGTCGTCGCCCTCGCCGGCGGAGCCGCCAAGACCGCCGTCGCCGCCGCGAACGGCGCCGACCTCGCCCTCGACTACACCGACCCCGCCTGGCCCGAAGCCGTCCGCGCCCGCCACCCCGACGGCGCCACCGTCCTCTTCGACTCCGTCGGCGGAGCGACCGCCCGCGCCGCGCTCGGCCTGCTCGCACCCGGCGGCCGGCACCTCGTCTTCGGCTGGTCCGGCGGCCCCCTCGACCTCACCGACGCCGAACGCGCCGACCTCACCGCCCGCGGCATCACCACCCGGGGCGTACTGGGCCCCGCCATGCTCCAGCGGGCCGGCGGCGAAGACCCCCTGCGCCTCCTGGAGACCCGCGCCCTCGCCGAGGCCGCCGCCGGCCGCCTCCGCCCCGCCCTGACCCGCTACCCCCTAGCCCGAGCCGCCGAAGCCCACCACGACCTGGAGACCCGTGCCACCACGGGCAAGGTCGTCCTCGAACCCTGA
- a CDS encoding ABC transporter ATP-binding protein → MASVTFDKATRLYPGGDKPAVDQLELEIEDGEFLVLVGPSGCGKSTSLRMLAGLEDVNGGAIRIGDRDVTHLPPKDRDIAMVFQNYALYPHMTVADNMGFALKIAGEDKATIRRKVEDAAKMLDLTQYLDRKPKALSGGQRQRVAMGRAIVRKPQVFLMDEPLSNLDAKLRVSTRTQIAALQRDLGITTVYVTHDQVEAMTMGDRVAVLKDGLLQQVDTPRNMYDRPANLFVAGFIGSPAMNLVEVPITDGGVKFGDSVVPVSRAALSTAADAGDRTVTVGVRPEHFDVAETGGLTITVNVVEELGADGYVYGSTSAAEGSQDLVVRVGGRQVPEKGSSLHIVPRADEIHVFSTSSGQRLSD, encoded by the coding sequence ATGGCTTCTGTCACCTTCGACAAGGCGACTCGTCTGTACCCGGGCGGCGACAAGCCCGCCGTCGACCAGCTGGAGCTGGAGATCGAGGACGGCGAGTTCCTCGTCCTCGTCGGCCCCTCCGGCTGCGGCAAGTCCACCTCGCTGCGCATGCTCGCCGGCCTGGAGGACGTCAACGGCGGCGCCATCCGCATCGGTGACCGCGACGTCACCCACCTGCCGCCCAAGGACCGGGACATCGCGATGGTGTTCCAGAACTACGCGCTCTACCCGCACATGACCGTCGCCGACAACATGGGCTTCGCGCTCAAGATCGCCGGCGAGGACAAGGCCACCATCCGCAGGAAGGTGGAGGACGCGGCGAAGATGCTCGACCTCACCCAGTACCTGGACCGCAAGCCGAAGGCGCTCTCCGGCGGCCAGCGCCAGCGCGTCGCCATGGGCCGCGCGATCGTGCGCAAGCCGCAGGTGTTCCTGATGGACGAGCCGCTGTCGAACCTCGACGCCAAGCTCCGCGTGTCGACGCGTACGCAGATCGCCGCCCTCCAGCGCGACCTCGGCATCACCACCGTCTACGTCACCCACGACCAGGTCGAGGCCATGACCATGGGCGACCGGGTGGCGGTGCTCAAGGACGGTCTGCTGCAGCAGGTCGACACCCCGCGCAACATGTACGACCGCCCCGCGAACCTCTTCGTCGCCGGCTTCATCGGCTCCCCGGCCATGAACCTGGTCGAGGTCCCGATCACCGACGGCGGCGTGAAGTTCGGCGACAGCGTCGTCCCGGTGTCGCGCGCCGCGCTGTCCACCGCGGCCGACGCGGGCGACCGCACCGTCACGGTCGGCGTCCGCCCGGAGCACTTCGACGTCGCCGAGACCGGCGGTCTGACCATCACGGTGAACGTCGTCGAGGAGCTCGGCGCCGACGGCTACGTCTACGGCTCCACCTCGGCCGCCGAGGGCTCGCAGGACCTCGTCGTCCGCGTGGGCGGCCGCCAGGTCCCGGAGAAGGGCTCCAGCCTGCACATCGTGCCGCGGGCCGACGAGATCCACGTCTTCTCGACCTCTTCCGGGCAGCGACTGTCCGACTAG
- a CDS encoding GNAT family N-acetyltransferase has protein sequence MILQPLVPVDGALPGPVLTEIAALYSTNHAFFELGGDFPDPNRITVEQVAASLADELAHDSAEILLARSAGRLVGLAATLDRNPAAAPGDDDPWIGLLLIDATAHREGYGRAVATLVEDRFRAAGRTGVQIAVLDNNPKGLAFWQSQGYSPVRRAKDRELGRDCTVLRKPLDAA, from the coding sequence GTGATCCTCCAACCCCTGGTCCCCGTGGACGGCGCCCTCCCGGGCCCGGTCCTGACCGAGATCGCCGCCCTCTACTCGACCAACCACGCGTTCTTCGAACTCGGCGGCGACTTCCCCGACCCGAACCGCATCACGGTCGAACAGGTCGCGGCCTCCCTCGCCGACGAACTCGCCCACGACAGCGCGGAGATCCTCCTCGCCCGCAGCGCGGGCCGCCTCGTCGGCCTCGCCGCCACCCTGGACCGCAACCCGGCCGCCGCCCCCGGCGACGACGACCCGTGGATCGGGCTGCTGCTCATCGACGCCACCGCGCACCGCGAGGGGTACGGCCGCGCCGTGGCCACCCTGGTCGAGGACCGCTTCCGCGCCGCCGGACGCACCGGCGTACAGATCGCCGTACTGGACAACAACCCCAAGGGCCTGGCCTTCTGGCAGTCCCAGGGGTACTCCCCCGTGCGCCGCGCCAAGGACCGCGAACTGGGCCGCGACTGCACGGTGCTGCGCAAGCCACTCGACGCGGCGTAA
- a CDS encoding pentapeptide repeat-containing protein: protein MVRSGRQQSVKAARRPELRLPELAPWDGRELEPDGDYDGLEFADLDLAGQEGVGARFMDCAVRRCALDEAGLAKARILDSVLEGVRGVGTDLSGASLRDVELVDARLGGVQLHGAGLERVVVRGGKIDYLNLRKARLRDVVFEGCVLVEPDFGGAVLERVEFRDCALRGVDFSGVRMADVDLREAAVLEIARGVDALAGAVISPAQLFDLAPALASQLGVRVVP, encoded by the coding sequence ATGGTGCGAAGCGGGCGGCAGCAGTCGGTGAAGGCGGCGCGGAGACCGGAGCTGCGGCTCCCGGAGCTGGCGCCCTGGGACGGGCGGGAGCTGGAGCCGGACGGGGACTACGACGGGCTGGAGTTCGCGGACCTGGACCTGGCGGGGCAGGAAGGGGTGGGGGCCCGGTTCATGGACTGCGCGGTGCGGCGCTGCGCGCTGGACGAAGCGGGGCTGGCGAAGGCGCGGATCCTGGATTCGGTGCTGGAAGGGGTCCGCGGGGTGGGGACCGACCTGTCGGGGGCCTCGCTGCGGGACGTGGAGCTGGTGGACGCGCGCCTGGGCGGGGTGCAGTTGCACGGGGCCGGGCTGGAGCGGGTGGTGGTCCGGGGCGGCAAGATCGATTACCTGAACCTGCGGAAGGCGCGGCTGCGTGACGTGGTCTTCGAGGGGTGCGTGCTGGTGGAGCCGGACTTCGGGGGCGCGGTGCTGGAACGGGTGGAGTTCCGGGACTGCGCGCTGCGCGGGGTGGACTTCAGCGGGGTCCGGATGGCGGACGTGGATCTGCGGGAGGCCGCCGTACTGGAGATCGCGCGGGGGGTGGACGCGCTGGCCGGGGCGGTGATCAGCCCGGCGCAGCTGTTCGACCTGGCTCCGGCGCTCGCTTCCCAGCTGGGGGTGCGCGTGGTGCCGTAG
- a CDS encoding sensor histidine kinase produces MPPTEEHPVTPAPPRDDTRTLATVAHTAFFLLLGASVARFLLRHPGEPRTPWVIALSVTLALLYVLGPALGAAPTRRRLLWLGLVVTTWVVLVVLAPSFAWCAVPLFFTALRTLPPRAAIVLVALLTAFVVTAQLQLSKSFDPNLLLAPPAVAALATAVFVHMERQAQAQRALIDDLIRTRRELAATERREGTLAERQRLSMEIHDTLAQNLSSQQMLLQAADRTWDTDPATARGHVRTATGIAAHGLAEARRLVHDLAPSELADGAGLAEALRSLDAGPDIEVRFHLEGVPAPLPDRVQSALLRIAQGALANVREHSGARTAALTLSFLGDQVVLDIADDGHGFSEPRTDADGRGHGLPAMRARVRQLGGTLTIESTPGEGTVLSAAIPLEPAP; encoded by the coding sequence ATGCCCCCGACCGAGGAGCACCCCGTGACACCCGCCCCGCCGCGCGACGACACCCGCACGCTGGCGACGGTCGCCCACACCGCGTTCTTCCTGCTCCTCGGCGCCTCCGTGGCCCGCTTCCTGCTGCGCCACCCCGGCGAACCCCGCACCCCGTGGGTCATCGCCCTCAGCGTCACCCTGGCCCTGCTCTACGTACTCGGCCCCGCACTCGGCGCCGCCCCCACCCGCCGCCGCCTCCTCTGGCTCGGCCTGGTCGTCACCACCTGGGTGGTCCTCGTCGTCCTCGCGCCCAGCTTCGCCTGGTGCGCCGTACCGCTCTTCTTCACCGCCCTGCGCACCCTCCCGCCACGCGCCGCCATCGTCCTGGTGGCCCTCCTCACCGCCTTCGTCGTGACGGCCCAGCTCCAGCTGTCCAAGTCCTTCGACCCCAACCTGCTGCTGGCCCCGCCCGCCGTCGCCGCCCTCGCCACCGCCGTCTTCGTCCACATGGAACGCCAGGCCCAGGCCCAGCGGGCCCTGATCGACGACCTGATCCGGACCCGCCGGGAGCTGGCCGCCACGGAACGCCGCGAAGGCACCCTCGCCGAACGCCAGCGGCTGTCCATGGAGATCCACGACACCCTCGCCCAGAACCTGTCCAGCCAGCAGATGCTGCTCCAGGCCGCGGACCGCACCTGGGACACCGACCCCGCCACCGCCCGCGGGCACGTCCGTACCGCCACCGGCATCGCCGCACACGGCCTCGCCGAGGCCCGCCGACTGGTCCACGACCTGGCCCCCTCCGAGCTCGCCGACGGCGCCGGCCTCGCCGAAGCCCTGCGCTCCCTCGACGCCGGACCCGACATCGAGGTCCGCTTCCACCTCGAAGGCGTCCCCGCCCCGCTCCCGGACCGCGTCCAGTCGGCCCTGCTGCGCATAGCCCAGGGCGCCCTCGCGAACGTCCGGGAGCACTCGGGCGCCCGTACGGCCGCACTCACCCTGAGCTTCCTCGGGGACCAGGTGGTGCTCGACATCGCCGACGACGGCCACGGCTTCTCCGAGCCCCGCACCGACGCCGACGGGCGCGGGCACGGCCTCCCGGCGATGCGGGCCCGCGTCCGCCAGCTGGGCGGCACCCTGACCATCGAATCCACGCCGGGCGAGGGCACCGTCCTCTCCGCGGCCATTCCCCTGGAGCCCGCTCCATGA
- a CDS encoding GlcG/HbpS family heme-binding protein: MKTRTRVLTGTVLAVALGAGAFGAVSASASPAATTAQAAAVPGKKDGPSDKDFTTTTHLTVDAATRAAQAALRAAAAENQKVTVAVVDRNGNTIVTLRGDGAGPQSYESAQRKAFTAVSWNAPTSVLVGRLAQTPNLKDIPGTLFLGGGTPVQANGAPVAGIGVAGAPSGDLDEKFAKAGVDALGK; this comes from the coding sequence ATGAAGACCCGCACCCGCGTTCTCACCGGTACCGTCCTCGCCGTCGCCCTGGGCGCCGGAGCCTTCGGTGCCGTGAGCGCCAGCGCGAGCCCCGCCGCCACCACCGCCCAGGCCGCCGCCGTCCCGGGGAAGAAGGACGGCCCGAGCGACAAGGACTTCACCACGACGACCCACCTGACCGTCGACGCCGCCACCCGCGCCGCCCAGGCCGCCCTCCGGGCCGCCGCGGCGGAGAACCAGAAGGTGACCGTCGCGGTGGTGGACCGCAACGGCAACACCATCGTCACCCTGCGCGGCGACGGCGCAGGCCCGCAGTCCTACGAGTCGGCGCAGCGCAAGGCCTTCACCGCCGTGTCCTGGAACGCCCCGACCTCCGTGCTCGTGGGCCGTCTGGCCCAGACCCCGAACCTGAAGGACATCCCCGGCACCCTCTTCCTCGGTGGCGGCACCCCGGTCCAGGCGAACGGCGCCCCCGTCGCCGGCATCGGCGTGGCCGGCGCCCCGAGCGGCGACCTGGACGAGAAGTTCGCCAAGGCCGGCGTGGACGCGCTGGGCAAGTAA
- a CDS encoding TerD family protein, which translates to MAVSLSKGGNVSLTKEAPGLAAVTVGLGWDVRTTTGVDFDLDASAIAVNPMGKVVSDGHFVFFNNKSTPDQTIVHTGDNRTGEGAGDDEAINVNLAGLPADVDKIVFPVSIYDAESRSQNFGQVRNAYIRVVNQAGGAEIARYDLSEDAATETAMVFGELYRNGAEWKFRAVGQGYASGLTGIAQDFGVNV; encoded by the coding sequence ATGGCTGTCAGCCTGTCCAAGGGCGGCAACGTCTCGCTCACGAAGGAGGCCCCGGGCCTCGCTGCCGTCACGGTCGGTCTCGGCTGGGACGTCCGTACGACCACCGGTGTCGACTTCGACCTCGACGCCTCGGCCATCGCCGTCAACCCGATGGGCAAGGTCGTCTCCGACGGCCACTTCGTCTTCTTCAACAACAAGTCCACCCCGGACCAGACCATCGTCCACACCGGTGACAACCGCACCGGCGAGGGCGCGGGCGACGACGAGGCCATCAACGTGAACCTCGCCGGCCTGCCCGCCGACGTGGACAAGATCGTCTTCCCGGTCTCCATCTACGACGCCGAGAGCCGCAGCCAGAACTTCGGCCAGGTCCGCAACGCCTACATCCGCGTCGTGAACCAGGCCGGCGGCGCCGAGATCGCCCGCTACGACCTCTCCGAGGACGCGGCGACCGAGACCGCCATGGTCTTCGGCGAGCTCTACCGCAACGGCGCCGAGTGGAAGTTCCGCGCGGTCGGCCAGGGCTACGCCTCCGGCCTCACCGGCATCGCCCAGGACTTCGGCGTCAACGTCTGA
- a CDS encoding aminoglycoside phosphotransferase family protein encodes MVEIAEIPDGLVEAQVGFNGDAGREFIAALPARAAEFLERWGLRRTGPVMHGVTALVLPVERADGSGAVLKLVALDEECVGEPVALRAWDGDGCVRLLDHDADTGTLLLERLDAGHDLADLARRDARQAVRVIGELLARLTAVPAPAGLRGLGDMAAAMLEEVPQALERLVDERDRRLLRDCAAAVAEVAGEPGDRLLHWDLHYENVLAGGREPWLAIDPKPLAGDPGFDLMPAIINNFRAEDVRWRFDLLTEAAGLDRERARAWTLGRVLQNCLWDVEDGEERLDDEQLAVAQLLLGR; translated from the coding sequence ATGGTCGAGATCGCGGAGATTCCGGACGGGCTGGTCGAGGCGCAGGTCGGGTTCAACGGCGATGCCGGACGGGAGTTCATCGCCGCGTTGCCCGCGCGGGCGGCGGAGTTCCTGGAGCGGTGGGGGTTGCGCCGCACCGGGCCGGTGATGCACGGGGTGACGGCCCTGGTGCTGCCGGTGGAGCGGGCCGACGGCAGCGGGGCCGTGCTGAAGCTGGTGGCGCTCGACGAGGAGTGCGTGGGGGAGCCGGTCGCGCTGCGCGCCTGGGACGGGGACGGCTGCGTACGGCTGCTGGACCACGACGCGGACACCGGCACGCTGCTGCTGGAGCGGCTGGACGCGGGGCACGACCTGGCGGACCTCGCGCGGCGCGATGCGCGGCAGGCGGTGCGGGTGATCGGGGAGTTGCTGGCGCGGCTGACGGCGGTGCCCGCTCCGGCGGGGCTGCGCGGGCTCGGGGACATGGCCGCGGCGATGCTGGAGGAGGTGCCGCAGGCGCTGGAGCGGCTGGTGGACGAGCGGGACCGGCGGCTGCTGCGGGACTGCGCGGCCGCGGTCGCGGAGGTGGCGGGCGAGCCCGGGGACCGGCTGCTGCACTGGGACCTGCACTACGAGAACGTGCTCGCGGGCGGCCGGGAGCCCTGGCTGGCGATCGACCCGAAGCCGCTGGCCGGCGATCCCGGCTTCGACCTGATGCCGGCGATCATCAACAACTTCCGTGCGGAGGACGTGCGGTGGCGGTTCGACCTGCTGACGGAGGCGGCCGGGCTGGACCGGGAGCGGGCGCGGGCCTGGACGCTGGGCCGGGTGCTGCAGAACTGCCTGTGGGACGTGGAGGACGGCGAAGAGCGGCTGGACGACGAGCAGTTGGCGGTGGCACAGCTGCTGCTGGGGCGGTGA
- a CDS encoding response regulator, producing the protein MTTILLCDDHVVVRAGLLALLGSEPDIEVLGEAGSGEEAVALAAKLHPDVVLMDLQLGEGIDGVEATRRITALPQPPHVLVLTTYDTDADITRAIGAGATGYLLKAERPEELFAAIHSAAQGRTTLSAPVASRVMAHMRGSRPTLTDRELDILGQLARGLGNRDIARALFISEATVKTHLGRIYDKLGVDTRAGAVSVAKEQRLLPS; encoded by the coding sequence ATGACGACGATCCTGCTCTGCGACGACCACGTGGTGGTCCGCGCCGGCCTGTTGGCCCTCCTCGGCAGCGAGCCCGACATCGAGGTCCTCGGCGAGGCCGGCAGCGGCGAGGAGGCGGTCGCCCTGGCCGCCAAGCTCCACCCCGACGTGGTCCTCATGGACCTCCAGCTCGGCGAGGGCATCGACGGCGTCGAGGCCACCCGCCGCATCACCGCGCTCCCGCAACCCCCGCACGTCCTGGTCCTCACCACCTACGACACGGACGCGGACATCACCCGGGCCATCGGCGCGGGCGCCACCGGCTACCTCCTGAAGGCCGAACGCCCCGAGGAGCTCTTCGCCGCCATCCACTCCGCCGCCCAGGGCCGCACCACCCTCTCCGCACCGGTCGCCAGCCGCGTCATGGCCCACATGCGCGGCAGCCGCCCCACCCTGACCGACCGCGAACTGGACATCCTCGGGCAGCTGGCCCGCGGCCTCGGCAACCGCGACATCGCCCGCGCCCTGTTCATCAGCGAGGCCACGGTCAAGACCCACCTGGGGCGGATCTACGACAAGCTCGGCGTCGACACCCGCGCGGGCGCCGTATCGGTCGCGAAGGAACAGCGCCTCCTCCCCTCCTGA
- a CDS encoding GNAT family N-acetyltransferase, which translates to MIRNAEAADVPVIHAMIRELAEYEKVPHEARATEEQLREALFGERPAVFAHVAETDEGEAVGFSVWFLSFSTWRGVHGIYLEDLYVRPGVRGGGHGKALLAELARTCVERGYERLEWSVLKWNAPTIAFYEALGARPQEEWSVYRLTDGALAALGRA; encoded by the coding sequence ATGATCCGTAACGCCGAAGCCGCCGATGTCCCCGTCATCCACGCGATGATCCGTGAGCTCGCGGAGTACGAGAAGGTGCCGCACGAGGCGCGGGCAACCGAAGAGCAGTTGCGGGAGGCGCTGTTCGGCGAGCGCCCTGCGGTGTTCGCGCACGTCGCGGAGACGGACGAGGGGGAGGCGGTCGGCTTCTCGGTGTGGTTCCTGTCCTTCTCCACGTGGCGCGGTGTGCACGGCATCTACCTGGAGGACCTGTACGTACGGCCGGGCGTGCGCGGTGGCGGCCACGGCAAGGCACTGCTGGCGGAGCTGGCGCGTACGTGCGTCGAGCGCGGCTACGAGCGGCTGGAGTGGTCGGTGCTGAAGTGGAACGCGCCGACCATCGCCTTCTACGAGGCCCTGGGCGCGCGGCCGCAGGAGGAGTGGTCGGTGTACCGGCTGACAGACGGTGCGCTGGCCGCGCTCGGCCGGGCGTAG